The window CTCTAAAGCTGATGCATACAGGTTCACTAACAAAGATCTGGTTCACTGTGGCTGCAGGCCCTGCTGGTTCTCCTGCCTCACTTGCTTCCTGACGCTTTCCCCCTGCTTGCTGCAATCCAGTCACACTGGATGTCTTTGTATTTCTTAAACATTCCAACTTCTTCCCTCCTCAGCCCTCTGTACTTATTCTTTCCACTTTCTGGTTTGCTCTCTCCCCACATCTTCTTGTGGTTGGCACCTTCTCATCACCTGTGTCAcagcataaatgttagctctccAGAagagcctttcctgaccactctACCCAGAGTAACCCACCCTAGTCTCTTCTACCACATTCtctggtttattttcttcagacACGACTATCTGAAAGCATCATactatttattcactcatttgccAATAGTCGGGTTACACTGATGAGAGCCAGGACCTCATCTGCTTTGTTCACATTGTATCCCGAGCACTGAGATTAGTGCTTGGCACACGATTAACATTTATCAGTTGAACAATTGAGTGAATGCACCTCATATGTTCAAGCCTGCCTTGCTGGCAGAAACTGATGTGAAACTGCAGGGAGTTGCCCTAAGTCTTCTGCCTAAAGTTTCGGTGATGACCACAGAATTACTGATTACAAGCACGTCAGTTTGAGTCCTCTCTGGGCAAGCTGGCTACCTGGATGACAGGGATGGAAGAGTATTTCCTTTCCAGTCGGCGGACGTAGGATGCAAGCTCCAGGGCCTCTTCATAATAGCTGTTCCGAACACAGGTGTCCATGAGCTGAGGAATCTCCAGGATTTCCAAGATTTCTGTATGCCGGTTTAGAGTCAGGGTGTTCATCCGTCGATTTGAGCTGATCTCCTCAGCCTCTTTCACAAAGTTCCTAGTAACAGTCAGGAGAATGTTGGTTGCTCACTGCTCTGCACCCAAACCTTAGCTACAGTTACCAAGCGTTTAATATGAACTGGGCACTGGGCTGGATGATTTAtctgatttaatcttcacaccaAATTTTTGAGGTAAATACTACTACTCTTGAGGAAACTTTGAtcccagagagattaagcaacttgtccaagatcacacaactaatAAGTGATAAAAAGATCTGAACCTAGATCTGCCACTTAACTAGCTGTGGCAACTAATTAGGCTCTCTGAactgtttcctcattggtaaaatagCAGTAGGAACCACCTCATAaggatgtgaggattaaatgagatgatatgtaTAAAGCATTCAACACAGAACCTGACACAGAGTAAATGTTCCTTTAATAAAAGCTGTTATTATTTTGGTAATAATGCACTGAACTAGCCTACAAGCTACAGCCTTACCCCCAGTTCCCTCAGCCTCTTAATCTCCTATGCTATCGTTCAACCTTAGTTCCCACCACAGGCTCCATTTCTTCATAATTGCAGAGACCGGCTTTATGAAGTCCCCTATTTATTCTAGGCGGGTGGAAGGGTACAAAAGCTGTTGTCAAATATCCAAAgacccaaaagaaaagaaacttttacCATGAAAGGCTGGGAGGCAGAATTAGGGATAATGGACTGAAGATCTAGGGAGGCAGAAGATGGATCAAAAAGGAGggattttttttgataatttttgctGCCCCCAAATGGGAGCATTTCCTTGTCAGCTTCCTATTAATGAGTTTTGGAGCAGGTGACCTCTGGTCTGagctgtgtgtgtacatatatatttacacaaacaTGCACATATGTTAAGATGACAATTGTAAAGCGTTAACTATGTCAGACCCAAGGATAAGTGCTTTGCATGGATTCTCTTGGTTTAGTGCTCACAACACCTATGGGGGAAGGAGGTGCTGCTGGGTTCCAATTCTGACTTCGAAACTTACTAGCTGTGCCCTTGGACAGTAACCTCTGAGTCTTAACTTCCTCatacataaaatgggaataacagtaccTGCCTCGAAGGCTGTTGTGAAGTTtaaatggattaagaaaatgCTCACAGCAGAGCCTGACACGTAGTAAGCGCCACTTAAGTGTTAGCTATTTCTATCAtcataaatgtcagctattagaGTCGTTAAAAGCCCCTTTAGCGCCGGGCCCGCCGCACCTGCAGCTCTGCTGGAAGCTGGGCAAGCGGTCGAGCAGGCGGCCGAGCGACGCCTCCACGTCGCCGAAGAGACGGTGGATGCGCTCGGTGCACTCGGCGCCGCGGATGAAGGTCTTGTAGTTGGCGAAGGCCAAGTCGCGCGTCTGCTGCAGCAGCTGCGCCCGCTCCTCCGCCAGGCGCTCGGGCTCGCGCCGCAGCCGCTCCAGCTCCGAGCCGCTCAACTCCCGGAGGTAGCGGCCCACATCGGGCCGCTCACGCCAGTGGGCCTCCGGGAAGCGGTCCCGGAACAGCGACGCCAGGAGTCCTTCATCCTCCACCTCCCCGAGAGCCGCTACAGTGGCTGTCGTCGTGGCCGAGGTCGTAGCCGACGATGGGACAGTCGCCGTTGCTGCCATGTTCCCGACAGCAGCGTCACTTCCCCTCCGGCCCAGCGGGGGCGCTGGCTCCAAGTCTAGGACCGGAAGCAAGAGGGACACACTTCCGGTCTCTATGGTTTCTCATCCGGGCCAGCTTTCTAACCCCGACGGTCCTCCAGGCTACGGGGCGCCGGCGTGGGGAACGAGTGAAAGGCAGCTAGAGAGGCAGGCTTTGGGGTTGCCAGGGAGCGGCTGGAGACTGACTTCCGTTTCCGGCGACTGAGGCACGAGGATCTCGTGCCTTAAGCCAGCGGGAGAATGCGGCCTTTGACCGAAGAGGAGACTCGTGTAATGTTTGAGAAGATAGCAAAATAGTGAGTGCGCGGGGTGGAAGAGGGAGTGTGTGTGGCCGGGAGGGGCGTGGGGGGAGTAGGGTTGCGCAGCCGGGACGAGAAAGTTCGGGCGCGGCCTCCAGTTCTCCATTTGCTCTCAGCATCGGGGAGAATCTTCAGCTGCTGGTCGACAGGCCCGACGGCACCTACTGCTTCAGGCTGCACAACGACCGGGTGTACTACGTGAGGTGAGGCGGAGACGGGGGGCAGCATGGACTCGGGTGGGGGCCTGGGTCCCACTAGCCTCCCTCATCTGACAGCTCCTTCTTCCTTACTCCTTTAGTGAGAAGATCATGAAGTTGGCTGCTAACATCTCCGGTGACAAGCTGGTGTCGCTGGGGACCTGCTTTGGAAAATTCACGAAGACTCACAAGTTCCGGTTGCACATCACAGCTCTGGATTACCTTGCACCCTATGCCAAGGTTTGTGCAGTGGTTTCCAGTCTGCCTCTGGGGATGGAGGAAGTCAAGGATGAGGCCCACTTCAGCGCGCAGATAATTGGGCAGCTTCTCTGCCACAGAGTCCCCGACAGTGCTTGGGGTCAGTGCCAGCACATGGAGATGTTTGTGGGTCGTGCTGTTCGGGCATGGTTAGGGCCTCGGGGTACGAGTGCTGTATGGCGCTGTGGTTCTAGTTATCTCCAGCAAAGTAGAAAAGCCTATACAGATCCAGCTgaagattaaaaagcaaatagGAGGCTGTGATGAGGAACAGAGTGGGGTCCAGAAAGAGAGCTGTTAAACTGTCCAAGGGAGAAGTTGCTTCTAGAATTGAGAAAAGAACCTCCTGGCAGTTCTGTTCAGGCGGTGAACAGAGTGAGGGAAACATgcatcctttcttttccttaaaattgtTTCAAGAAATTAATCACAGATCCAGCAGCCAGCTTATCTGCAGGGGTATGACTGTTAGCATTTTTACGTCTCTTggatttaattctcttttttatagTATAAAGTGTGGATAAAACCTGGAGCAGAGCAGTCCTTCCTGTATGGGAACCACGTGTTGAAATCTGGACTGGGCCGAATCACTGAAAATACTTCTCAGTACCAGGGAGTGGTGGTGTACTCCATGGCAGACATCCCTTTGGTGAGTAGAGATGGTAGCTCGTACACAAATCAAGTATCTTTTTTTCAACAAGGATGTATTTTCAATCTGTGTgcttgagagagaaaattttcagCATCTTTTGAATTGTTGGAAGAACTGTATTTTTTTCATGCTTGTTATTTCTAGCCCTCAGTGCATGCTTATTGAATTGCTTGAGTGAATCAGTGTCTCTTCTTTTGAATCTTAGGGTTTTGGGGTGGCAGCAAAGTCCACACAAGACTGCAGGAAAGTAGACCCCATGGCGATTGTGGTATTTCATCAAGCAGACATTGGGGAATATGTGCGGCATGAAGAGACATTGACTTAAAAACGAAATCGTCGCAAGGACTTGTGGCTGTGTGGAAGGGCCTAGCTTTGTTTCCTGTGTCTGTGTAGGCTCCACCATCCTGTCGTATTTTGTCAACACTGTGACTTCTTCAGGGACTTTTTAGTGTAATATTCTATTATCGACGATTTCAGGCTGGATTCTTATACACAGAAATGGCTCAAAAATGGGGTTTCAGATCTTTGTGTTTGTGACTAAATAGAATAGTGTTTTATGTTTGACTCAGAGGGCTTCTTGTTTTGAGTAACAGCTTCTGAATCGTTGGAACTGAGGACAAGAATAGCTTATTGTTATCTGTGATAACATTATTTTCCAAACACATGAAAGGAACACaatgaattttcttaattatttattagTACTATGCAAGATAGACTAGTAGGCCATGTCTGGGATTATACAAATGAAATTtggataaaataataacaatttattcTGCTAATTTTCCATAGGGTAGGTGCTGTGTGGTGTGGAAGAAAAACAGATTCACACCCGAATTCTGATACCTACCAGCTCCAGGGTCTTTGATGAgtcattaaattttaataagctttattttcttcttctgtttcaaaAAACAGCGTTAATTATCTACCTAAGAATGGTTTCTGGAATCAGAAATCATCGTtgtaaaacatttagcacagtgcctgacaaatGATAGGTGTTGAATAAAtggtaagaattatttttatattgcatATACTGAGTATTCCTATTACTGAGAGTAGGATTTTATGAGTATAGTTTGATTATATTAACTTGGTTTTTATAAGCTTTTAATTATTATTGAGGTcatgatagtttataacattgtaaaatttcagttgtacgttactatttgtcagtcaccatatgaATGTGCCCCTTCGCCCCTCGGGCCCACCCCGTAACCCCtttcccccctggtaaccactgaactgttgcctttgtctgtgtgtttgtttaacttccacgtatgagtggaatcatacagcgtttgtctttctctggcttatttcgcttaacataataccctcaaggtccatccatgttgttgcggaTGGGATGATTGTTCTTTTtcatggttgagtagtattccattgtgtgtgtgtgtgtgtgtgtctgtgtgtatatatatatacaccacatcccTAACCAATCATCACTTGATGGTacaagctttttttcccccttgatctTTCTTTCTTGGACAACATGATCCCAGGCTGAATGTTATTTTTATCACCTTGATTTCCTAAAACATAATTTCTCTTACGAACCTTTACTTAACCTGACTCGACTAGACAAAAAGCACTAATCAGAGACCCTGAAATAATTcaattcctccctccttccccacatctcccaaaattatttttagaattgttaaaatattttttaaaaatgaaaaacatttcaaaaattttaaaaccagctgtattgtaaaacattttctttaacaaatatactgcttattttaaattccaaaggtattttatctctaaaaataaacatttttcaactACAAAAAAGCAGTCTACCAACTCCTATTTTTGTATGCAACATATAAAACCGGATTTCTGTTTTTGTCCCATTTTTTCCAACTCTTCTCCCTTCTGAGGTTCTCTGTTAACCTCTACATAGACTTAGTGACGGTTGAGGGACTGCTATATGATGAACAGTATTTTGATGGTAACGtttattttattgccattttttgcCTGTGTAGATGACAGCAACAGACTAAAACTTTCTAACAGGGGAAATTGATCTTTTTCAAGAACTTTACAAAGCTGGTTTGACCAAAGCTTTGACGAAGGTTCTGCCCCAGAAGGAAAGAGCCACGGCACTGTAGTTGTTTTAGCTTAGCATCTTGGTTTCTTTGTGCCTGTAGTCAGTGGGACATTGAAGAGACGCTTCAAGAAATACAGCTGCAGGATTCCAGAAAGAACAATAACAAGGCTCTGGGCTGTTGACCACCAGTTCACATAGTTATAATTTgattggagaaggaaaaagtccGCCCTTTTCCTCATTCGGGCAAAGTTGTAGTATCGCCACATGTGAAAGATATTGTTCTGCACCTTTTGTGTACTCTCCTGTGGGacacacaataaaataaaggagTCCTCCCTACCTGCCATCTAAGCTCAGCTGGGTGCTTACCAGCACTACCCTAAGTTATCTGGAAGTTGAGTAACTTATTTGTATGATTTTATGATATGTAGTAAGTTGGCTGTTGTAGTTGATATATTCTGGTTTTGCTGTATATGAAAAAGTGGCCtggactttaaataaaaataatttttataatgaaaaacttCAGTGCTGAAACTAGAGAGCCCTTGTGGAGTGTCTCTAGATTTACACATTTCCTCAGCACATAGTGCCCTTCTGGGGATGTCTTCTGTTCTTTGTATATGGTAGAAAATAAGGGCCTACAAACTTTTAATTAAAGgacaagatagtaaatattttgggctttgcaggccatatggtctctgttgcaactactcaactctgccattgtagcacaaaaacagccatagacaagtTGTAATTGTCAAATGAGTATGCTGTGTTATAGTAAAACTGTGTACAAAAAAAAGCAGTGGGCTTTTGTGCATCAAGGAGACTatcaaaaaagggaaaagacatcccacagaatgggagaaaatactgcaaatcatatccagaatatataaaaaactcttagaccttaacaataaaaagacaatccaattttaaaatagaggatttgaatagacatttctccaaagaagatatacaaagggCCAAAAGCACATGAAGCGATCCTCAATGTCTTTAGTCATTAGACACAACTCAAAACCACAAGctaggagctggccctgtggccgagtggataagttcacgcactccgctttggcggctcaggttTTTGCTAGTTCcaatcctggacgcagacctggcactgcttgtcaagccatgctgaggcggcatcccacatgccacaactagaaggaccgacaaccaaaaatacacacatatgtaccggggggctttggggagaaaaaggaaaaataaaatctttaaaaaaaaaaaaacaaccacacgctatcacttcacacccattaggatggctataataagaAAGACAATAAGAtgtcggcaaggatgtggagaaattgcaaccctcatacacttctggtgggagtgtaaaatggtttagctgctgtggaaaacagcagtttctcacaaagttaaacagctaccatatgacccagcagaaTATACCACTTCTATgtatacagaaatgaaaacatgttcataacagcattattcatgatagccaaaaagtggaaataacccagtTGTCTGTCAactcatgaatggataaacaaaatatggtatatccatgcaatagagtattattcatccataaaaaggaatgaacatgtcaaatgaaagaagccggacacaaaaggccataatgtatgattctactcatatgaAATGTACACAATAGGCAAAtgtatagagacagaaggtagattagtgaGTGAGTACCCAGGTCTGGGGGGCATGAGGGACAGAGTGactaatgggtatggagtttattttgggggtgatgaaactTCTGGAATTAGATGCTGGTAATGGTTGCAGGACGTTGGGGATAtataaaacccactgaattgtacactttaaaatggtgaattatatctgaattaaaaaacagacagggccggccccgtggctgagtgggtaagtccctgcgctctgctttggtggcccagggttttgccagttcggatcctgggcgtggacctagcaccgctcatcaagccatgctgaggtggcgtcccacatagcactactggaaggacccacaactaaaatatacaactatgtactggggggctttggggagaagaaggaaaaataaaaaataaaaaaccttaaaagaaaaacaagcaatgggccagatttggcctgtgagCCAACCCCTTGGTATAAAACAAGTGAGGAATTTGAAGAACTCTGAGTCATGAAAGTTAAAGTCTTCAAATCCCCTTACCTGGTTGGTTTCTAACCAAATGAGCCCTCACTCAAATGATGGTActtccataattttatttatttcttttttcttttttgacggagattagccctgagctaactactgccaatcctcctctttttgctgaggaagactggccctgagctaatatccatgcccattttcctctactttatatgtgggacgcctaccacagcatggcttttgccaagcggtgccatgtccgcacctgggattcgaaccggtgaaccccaggccgccgagaagcagaacgcgcgaacttaaccactgtgccactgggccggccctggtaCTTCCATAATTTTAATCTTTCCTCCAAATTGAAAATCAGTTTCCACGGATGTTTATCTCCCACAAAACAATTACCTCAATTGCATCCAGAGTATCATTCAgttgttttctctcattctgtttgTGGTCCATCTCAGGATCCTCATAGAAGACTCCAAAATTGAGGTACACTTGCACAGAACCAAAGcgattttgctgattttttagACAAAGCTGATAAAAACCTGTAGGAATCCCTAGATCATTAGCAAGTCTTGGTCTCCCACCCTTTGCTGATCTCTCACCCTCCCACCCTCTAAATTTCCCTGGAGATGACTGTTCTCCAGTGTTAAACGTGCCTCTATAGCACCTTCTTTTTACTTAGGAAGCACAAAGACCCAATTTTTGATGTGGAAGACACTTATCTTACATGAAActtattttactaaatattatttACAACATGTTTTGCCAAATTTTAGTAACTTTAGTTCTATACTGGATAGAAAACAATGTTTTCTCCCTCGTTTTCAACCTATAATTCCCACATCCCTTATTAAGGAACTTCTCAACTTAATTTCAATTGAGTTGAAATTAAGAACATTGTGTTTGCCTGCTTCTTGTACACCGTTAGAGCTGGGGGATACCATTGTGAACTTGAATCTAGGGAAAAAATTGGTATGTTGTGAATAAAAGCAGTTATCCTGCTGGAGTAACTTCCTGCAAGGTGGTCTGTACAGGGACTGCTGGTTTGGGGCACGGACTGGTGCTGGTTCTCAACTGGAGTCACCTCCCCTTGTGTGGGGagcggggagtggggaggagcaggaTTTGAAAGGTGTGGCCGTGTATTTGATTGTTGAAATGATTGGAAGGCACTGCTGGCATGTAAGGGCCAAAGATGCTAACTATCCTATAATGCTGAATATCCTGTGCTACACAAAGGGGCATTGTTTTATGCCCCTGTTGAGAAACACTGTCTTTTTTTGTATACCTG of the Equus quagga isolate Etosha38 chromosome 13, UCLA_HA_Equagga_1.0, whole genome shotgun sequence genome contains:
- the NIP7 gene encoding 60S ribosome subunit biogenesis protein NIP7 homolog isoform X2, producing the protein MRPLTEEETRVMFEKIAKYIGENLQLLVDRPDGTYCFRLHNDRVYYVSEKIMKLAANISGDKLVSLGTCFGKFTKTHKFRLHITALDYLAPYAKYKVWIKPGAEQSFLYGNHVLKSGLGRITENTSQYQGVVVYSMADIPLRPPSNDVTVDGRKASGS
- the TMED6 gene encoding transmembrane emp24 domain-containing protein 6 encodes the protein MFPLLFGAGLVVLNLVTSARSQKTEPLSGSGDQTLFHGADRCDFAIMIPSGGTECFWQFARQTGYFYFSYEVQRTVGMSRDRHVAATAHTPQGFLIDTSQDVRGQINFPTQETGFYQLCLKNQQNRFGSVQVYLNFGVFYEDPEMDHKQNERKQLNDTLDAIEESTQKVQNNIFHMWRYYNFARMRKRADFFLLQSNYNYVNWWSTAQSLVIVLSGILQLYFLKRLFNVPLTTGTKKPRC
- the NIP7 gene encoding 60S ribosome subunit biogenesis protein NIP7 homolog isoform X1, with protein sequence MRPLTEEETRVMFEKIAKYIGENLQLLVDRPDGTYCFRLHNDRVYYVSEKIMKLAANISGDKLVSLGTCFGKFTKTHKFRLHITALDYLAPYAKYKVWIKPGAEQSFLYGNHVLKSGLGRITENTSQYQGVVVYSMADIPLGFGVAAKSTQDCRKVDPMAIVVFHQADIGEYVRHEETLT